The Haloplanus salinarum genome includes a region encoding these proteins:
- a CDS encoding NADH-quinone oxidoreductase subunit J: MVYETIAFALFSLVTLGCSLGVVLVEDVWHSALLLGGALLSVAVHYVMLQAEFLAAMQILVYVGGVLILITFAVMLTKSTAEQPSEVSEA; the protein is encoded by the coding sequence ATGGTGTATGAAACGATTGCGTTCGCGCTGTTCTCCCTGGTAACGCTGGGGTGCAGCCTGGGCGTCGTCCTCGTCGAGGACGTGTGGCACTCCGCACTCCTCCTCGGTGGCGCCCTGTTGAGCGTCGCGGTCCACTACGTGATGTTACAGGCGGAGTTTCTGGCCGCCATGCAGATCCTCGTCTACGTGGGCGGGGTTCTGATCCTCATCACGTTCGCCGTGATGCTCACGAAATCGACAGCGGAACAGCCCTCGGAGGTGAGCGAGGCGTGA
- a CDS encoding complex I subunit 4 family protein — MIIEALIAITFVASMAVLLAPDEWAGRLAAALSLLPIVGSLYMWSRFDATGNALTGGDPAFETTVQWLELGGYTLNWHVGVDGIGLPLVVLTTVLTTLAIVSAWASIDDRQSQFYGLMLFMEANLLGVFTALDFFVWFVFWEAVLLPMYFLIGVWGGPRRKYAAIKFFVYTNIASLAMFIGFIALVFGLGDSVSSLDMPAIAGALRAGELGSLFGIPAATLRSVAFVAMFLGFAVKVPIVPFHTWLPDAHVEAPSPVSVMLAGVLLKMGTYALLRFNFTMLPETATQFAVPIALIAVISVIYGAMLALAQQDLKRIVAYSSVSSMGYVILGLIAYTTYGVGGATFQMIAHGLISGLMFMSVGVMYNTTHTRMVGDMSGMADRMPVTAGIFVAGAFGYMGLPLMAGFAGEFFIFKGAFESTVHAAMPLFTAAAMFGIVIVAGYLLFAMQRTLFGSFRLETDYEVGPAPLSETAPLAVLLVTIIVLGVAPDLFFGMIQDAVDPLLEFGGDLS, encoded by the coding sequence ATGATAATCGAAGCGCTGATCGCCATCACGTTCGTCGCCTCGATGGCCGTGTTGCTGGCCCCGGACGAGTGGGCCGGTCGCCTCGCGGCGGCGCTGAGCCTGCTCCCCATCGTGGGGAGTCTCTACATGTGGAGTCGATTCGACGCGACGGGCAACGCCCTCACCGGCGGTGACCCCGCGTTCGAGACGACCGTCCAGTGGCTGGAACTGGGCGGCTACACGCTCAACTGGCACGTCGGCGTCGACGGCATCGGCCTGCCACTGGTCGTGTTGACGACGGTCCTGACGACCCTCGCCATCGTGAGCGCCTGGGCCTCCATCGACGACCGCCAGTCGCAGTTCTACGGACTGATGCTGTTCATGGAGGCGAACCTGCTTGGCGTCTTTACGGCGCTCGATTTCTTCGTCTGGTTCGTCTTCTGGGAGGCCGTCCTCCTGCCGATGTACTTCCTCATCGGCGTCTGGGGCGGCCCGCGGCGGAAGTACGCCGCGATCAAGTTCTTCGTCTACACCAACATCGCGTCGCTCGCGATGTTCATCGGCTTCATCGCCCTGGTGTTCGGCCTCGGCGACTCGGTGTCGTCGCTCGACATGCCGGCCATCGCCGGGGCGTTGCGGGCGGGCGAACTCGGCTCGCTGTTCGGCATCCCCGCCGCGACCCTGCGGAGCGTCGCCTTCGTGGCGATGTTCCTCGGCTTCGCGGTGAAAGTGCCCATCGTCCCCTTCCACACGTGGCTGCCGGACGCCCACGTCGAGGCGCCGTCGCCGGTGTCGGTGATGCTGGCCGGCGTCCTCCTGAAGATGGGGACCTACGCCCTGCTTCGGTTCAACTTCACCATGCTGCCGGAGACGGCGACGCAGTTCGCGGTTCCCATCGCCCTGATCGCCGTGATCAGCGTCATCTACGGCGCGATGCTGGCGCTGGCCCAACAGGACCTCAAGCGCATCGTCGCCTACTCGTCCGTGTCGTCGATGGGCTACGTCATCCTCGGACTGATCGCCTACACGACCTACGGGGTCGGCGGGGCGACCTTCCAGATGATCGCCCACGGCCTCATCTCGGGGCTGATGTTCATGTCGGTCGGCGTCATGTACAACACGACCCACACCAGGATGGTCGGCGACATGTCCGGGATGGCCGACCGGATGCCGGTCACCGCCGGCATCTTCGTCGCCGGCGCCTTCGGCTACATGGGGCTGCCCCTGATGGCCGGCTTCGCCGGCGAGTTCTTCATCTTCAAGGGCGCGTTCGAGTCGACGGTCCACGCCGCCATGCCGCTGTTCACCGCGGCGGCCATGTTCGGCATCGTGATCGTCGCGGGCTACCTGCTGTTCGCGATGCAGCGGACGCTCTTCGGCTCGTTCCGCCTGGAGACCGACTACGAGGTCGGCCCGGCTCCGCTCAGCGAGACGGCACCCCTCGCGGTGTTGCTCGTGACTATCATCGTCCTCGGGGTCGCTCCCGACCTCTTCTTCGGGATGATCCAGGACGCGGTCGATCCCCTCCTCGAGTTCGGAGGTGACCTCTCGTGA
- a CDS encoding NuoI/complex I 23 kDa subunit family protein, with amino-acid sequence MIGILKGMATTMKHALDGETFTVEYPDVAPEVSPRFRGVHKFSQERCIWCRQCENVCPNDTIQIVQDDQRNGEQYNLHIGQCIYCRLCEEVCPTDAILLTQNFEFTADTKDDFVYNKEQLKNVPWYKGIDPLESRNPDRGAWIGEGDGEIDYQ; translated from the coding sequence ATGATTGGAATCCTCAAAGGCATGGCGACGACGATGAAACACGCGCTGGACGGCGAGACGTTCACCGTCGAGTATCCCGACGTGGCGCCGGAGGTGAGCCCGCGGTTCCGCGGCGTCCACAAGTTCAGCCAGGAGCGGTGTATCTGGTGTCGGCAATGCGAGAACGTCTGTCCGAACGACACGATCCAGATCGTGCAGGACGACCAGCGCAACGGCGAACAGTACAACCTCCACATCGGCCAGTGTATCTACTGCCGGCTCTGTGAGGAGGTGTGTCCGACGGACGCCATCCTGCTCACGCAGAACTTCGAGTTCACGGCCGACACCAAGGACGACTTCGTCTACAACAAGGAACAGTTGAAGAACGTCCCCTGGTACAAGGGGATCGACCCGCTCGAATCCCGGAACCCCGACCGGGGAGCGTGGATCGGCGAGGGTGACGGGGAGATCGACTACCAGTAA
- the nuoL gene encoding NADH-quinone oxidoreductase subunit L, producing the protein MVGAFDYAPAIVLLPFLSFLVALAGGKYLPKGGAFGGIAATAGSLVLSAWVFLTVSAGNAYNETLYTWVAGAGEGTTRLTFGLLLDPLAAMMLLIVSLVALLVHVFSLGYMNDEGETGLPRYYAGLGLFTASMLGFVVADNLLMAFMFFELVGLCSYLLIGFWFREDGPPSAAKKAFLVTRFGDYFFLVGVVAVFATFGTAKFAGEGAFPVLAEEALNGGAEVATFGFAPETWFTILGLLILGGVIGKSAQFPLHTWLPDAMEGPTPVSALIHAATMVAAGVYLVARMYGFYALSPTALGIVALVGGFTALFAATMGVVKREIKQVLAYSTISQYGYMMLGLGAGGYVAATFHLLTHAFFKALLFLGAGAVIIAMHHDEDMWNMGGLKDRMPVTYYTFLSGSLALAGIVPFAGFWSKDEVLYEALVHGLGGSPLLLAGYAMGLVAVFFTGFYTFRMVFLTFHGDPRTDIARDPHGVRWNVKGPLVVLGILAATVGFVNMVPVQDLTGIHLEFLHDWLAHGELSALTSEHYGELLHDYAGYTSADVASYVAGAVSLALALAGAGLAHVLYNVPEPTEHTAKLGAVKDLWYNNYYQDEYQIWLAESFVLPLARLADKFDQGVVDGVVNGVSSVSLFAGSRIRRIQTGVVSNYAALLTLGLTALLVVFGVLGGWFV; encoded by the coding sequence ATGGTCGGAGCGTTCGACTACGCGCCAGCCATCGTCCTCCTCCCCTTCCTCTCCTTCCTCGTGGCGCTCGCGGGGGGCAAGTACCTCCCCAAGGGCGGCGCGTTCGGCGGCATCGCCGCCACCGCGGGGTCGCTCGTGCTGTCGGCGTGGGTCTTCCTGACCGTCAGCGCGGGCAACGCCTACAACGAGACGCTCTACACGTGGGTCGCGGGCGCTGGCGAGGGGACGACCCGACTCACCTTCGGCCTCCTGCTCGACCCGCTCGCGGCGATGATGCTGCTCATCGTCTCGCTGGTCGCGCTCCTGGTCCACGTGTTCAGCCTCGGGTACATGAACGACGAGGGCGAGACCGGACTCCCGCGGTACTACGCCGGCCTCGGTCTCTTCACCGCCTCCATGCTCGGGTTCGTCGTCGCCGACAACCTGCTGATGGCGTTCATGTTCTTCGAGCTGGTCGGCCTCTGTTCGTACCTCCTGATCGGCTTCTGGTTCCGGGAGGACGGCCCGCCGAGCGCCGCGAAGAAGGCGTTCCTGGTCACCCGCTTCGGTGACTACTTCTTCCTCGTGGGCGTGGTCGCCGTCTTCGCCACCTTCGGCACCGCGAAGTTCGCGGGCGAGGGGGCGTTCCCGGTCCTCGCCGAGGAGGCCCTCAACGGGGGCGCCGAGGTCGCCACCTTCGGGTTCGCGCCCGAGACGTGGTTCACGATCCTCGGCCTGTTGATCCTCGGCGGCGTCATCGGGAAATCCGCGCAGTTCCCGCTGCACACGTGGCTCCCGGACGCCATGGAGGGTCCGACCCCCGTCTCCGCGCTCATCCACGCCGCGACGATGGTCGCGGCCGGCGTCTACCTCGTCGCGCGGATGTACGGGTTCTACGCGCTCTCGCCGACGGCGCTCGGCATCGTCGCGCTGGTCGGCGGCTTCACCGCCCTCTTCGCCGCGACGATGGGCGTCGTCAAGCGGGAGATCAAGCAGGTGCTCGCTTACTCCACCATCTCGCAGTACGGCTACATGATGCTGGGGCTCGGCGCCGGCGGCTACGTGGCCGCGACTTTCCACCTGCTGACCCACGCCTTCTTCAAGGCGCTCCTCTTCCTGGGCGCCGGGGCGGTCATCATCGCCATGCACCACGACGAGGACATGTGGAACATGGGCGGCCTCAAGGATCGGATGCCCGTCACCTACTACACCTTCCTCTCCGGATCGCTGGCGCTCGCGGGCATCGTCCCCTTCGCCGGCTTCTGGTCGAAGGACGAGGTGCTGTACGAGGCGCTCGTCCACGGCCTCGGCGGCTCGCCGCTCCTCCTCGCGGGCTACGCGATGGGGCTGGTGGCCGTCTTCTTCACCGGGTTCTACACCTTCCGGATGGTGTTTCTCACTTTCCACGGCGACCCGCGAACCGACATCGCCCGCGACCCCCACGGCGTGCGCTGGAACGTGAAGGGGCCGCTGGTGGTCCTCGGGATCCTCGCGGCCACCGTCGGGTTCGTCAACATGGTGCCGGTACAGGACCTGACGGGGATCCACCTCGAATTCCTGCACGACTGGCTGGCCCACGGCGAACTCTCGGCGCTCACCAGCGAACACTACGGCGAACTCCTCCACGACTACGCGGGCTACACGTCCGCGGACGTGGCGTCGTACGTGGCCGGTGCGGTGTCGCTCGCGCTCGCGCTCGCCGGTGCCGGCCTCGCGCACGTCCTCTACAACGTGCCGGAGCCCACGGAGCACACGGCGAAGCTGGGCGCGGTGAAGGACCTCTGGTACAACAACTACTACCAGGACGAGTACCAGATCTGGCTCGCGGAGTCGTTCGTCCTGCCGCTCGCGCGGCTGGCCGACAAGTTCGATCAGGGCGTCGTCGACGGCGTCGTGAACGGCGTCTCTAGCGTGAGCCTCTTCGCCGGGAGCCGCATCCGGCGGATCCAGACCGGCGTCGTGAGCAACTACGCCGCACTCCTCACCCTCGGGTTGACGGCGTTGCTTGTGGTCTTCGGGGTTCTCGGAGGGTGGTTCGTATGA
- a CDS encoding proton-conducting membrane transporter, whose translation MTTKPKLRVGSHLLPGLAAVALFVVIAVAVLRASFGDPQGFPSDGSITASIGYAMFNLDMGAVPGEGFLVSLIVIAVALDAALDGSLLLAKREQDGSAVALLADGGRRVRDRLTDGDGADVADADDDVEGGDR comes from the coding sequence GTGACGACGAAGCCGAAACTGCGGGTCGGGTCGCATCTGCTGCCCGGTCTGGCGGCCGTCGCGCTCTTTGTCGTCATCGCCGTCGCCGTCCTCCGGGCCTCGTTCGGCGACCCGCAAGGGTTCCCGTCGGACGGAAGCATCACCGCCAGCATCGGCTACGCGATGTTCAACCTCGACATGGGGGCGGTCCCCGGCGAGGGCTTTCTCGTGAGCCTCATCGTCATCGCCGTCGCGCTGGACGCGGCCCTCGACGGGTCGCTCCTGCTGGCGAAACGCGAGCAGGACGGCAGCGCCGTCGCGCTCCTGGCCGACGGCGGCCGGCGGGTCCGCGACCGACTGACCGACGGCGACGGGGCGGACGTCGCCGATGCCGACGACGACGTCGAGGGAGGTGACCGCTGA
- the nuoK gene encoding NADH-quinone oxidoreductase subunit NuoK, producing the protein MVPVQWYLLLATAVFCIGLFGILTRKNALLFLMSVELMLNAANINLVAFSAYWGNVTGQTFSLFTMALAAAEVAVGIGIILVLYRNFDDVDVTLAREMRW; encoded by the coding sequence ATGGTACCTGTCCAGTGGTACCTCCTGCTGGCGACGGCCGTGTTCTGCATCGGCCTGTTCGGCATCCTGACCCGGAAGAACGCCCTACTCTTCCTGATGTCGGTCGAGCTCATGCTGAACGCCGCCAACATCAACCTCGTCGCCTTCTCGGCGTACTGGGGCAACGTCACCGGGCAGACGTTCAGCCTGTTCACGATGGCCCTGGCCGCCGCCGAGGTGGCGGTCGGCATCGGGATCATCCTCGTGCTGTATCGCAACTTCGACGACGTGGACGTGACGCTCGCACGGGAGATGAGGTGGTAA